Genomic DNA from Verrucomicrobiales bacterium:
TGAGAGTCAGGACGCCTAGCGCCGGGGGGCAGTCGATCAGGATGACATCGTAAGCGGCCGATTCCACCAAGGGGGCCATGAGCTGTGCCAGTTTGCGGAGGTGGTTTTCCCCGCGCACCATCTCGATTTCGACCGCACAAAGGTCGACCTCGCTCGGGATGACCTCCAGCTTGTCGAAGGCGGTCTTGAGAATTTTTTCCTGCAAGTTGCCTTCCCCGAGTAGCACTCGATAGGCGCTTCCCCCCTCGAGTTTTTCCAGCCCTAGACCGCTGGTGGCGTTGGCTTGGGGATCCAAATCGAAGAGCAGCGTGCGATGGCCGGAGGCAGCCATGCAGGCAGCGACGTTCACCGCGGTGGTGGTCTTTCCCACGCCACCCTTTTGATTGGCGACAGCAATAATCTTAGTCGGCACGCCACCGATGTTGCTGATCGCGATAATCTTTAGCAAGAGGTGAGACACGACACTCGGTTGCACGTTGGTCACAGATGGCTTATTAGTGGAACGTCATCGATATCCGCAGGGTCCTTGATTGCTCGGGTTCGGTTGATGTAATCTATTCTTTCCAAGTCGTTTATGCGTATGAGACTCCAACCCCAACGGGAGAGGCCCCCCGTGCTGCTACCGGGCCAACCATGAAGCGTTACGGCCTGATTGCCCTCTGTGGGCTTCCCGCGTTGCTTGCACCGGCTGGTGTCCCGTCGTTTGGCGAGCCACTGGAGGTAGGGCTCGTGGGTGCTCCTCCTCTGAAGGAAGCTTCTGGTGTGGCGGCCAGCCGGATTCAGCCCGACGTGCTCTTTACTCACAACGACAGCGCCGCGGACCCCACGGTGTATGCGATCGATAGCCAGGGTCGTCATCTGGGCACCTTCAAGCTGCCCGACTTCCCTGCCGGGGATTTTGAGGACGTTGCCGTCGGTCCTGGGCCTGATCCCCGGCTGAGCTATGTGTATCTGGGGGATATTGGCGACAACCAAATCAGCCGAACGGAGATCGTGGTGTATCGTTTTCCGGAGCCGTGGGTTGATCCCGCCTGGTCGGCCGATCCGGTCAGCGTCGAGCTCGGCGGTGGGCAGGTCTTTCGTCTGCAGTATCCCGAGGTGGCGGTGGATGCGGAAACCCTCTTGGTCGATCCGTTGCGCCGAGAGCTTTTCGTCCTGACCAAGCAATCGGGCGTGGCGCGAGCGTTTAAGATTTCCATCGACCAGCTGTCGGCTGAGGATCTCAATATATTGGAGTGGGTGCAGGAAGTGCCGTTTCACCAGGCTTCGGGCGGCAGCATGAGCGCGGATGGCACTCAGATTCTGTTACGCAACGAAGACTATGCCGAATGGCGCTCGCGCACTGTGGACCAGTCGGTCGAGGAAGCTCTCGCTGGCGAGGGATTTCGGGTCCCAGTGGTGGGGCGGCCCGTCGAGCCGAACGGCGAGGCCATTGGTTTTTCATCGGACGGAAACAGTTATTTCACGCTGAGCGATGATTCGGATCCTCCCACCCTCTATTCGATTGCCCGATCGCTGCCCCCCTACCAGCTAGGCTGGGAATCGATAGTGCTCGGCGCCTCGCAATGGAGGTATCTGGATACCGGGGTGAACCTCGGAGAGGCTTGGCGTCGGAGTGATTACTCTGACCTCAGCTGGAAGGTAGGCCGCGGGGCTTTCGGATACGGAGACGACCGACTTCAGACGCAGGTTCTTTACGGAGGTGCTTCGAAGAAGCGTTACGTCACCACTTATTTTCGGAGCCAATTCACGATCGGGAGCTCGGATGTTTATGCCGCCGCAGAACTTCGCCTGTTGGTGGACGACGGGTGCGCGGTTTTCTTGAATGGTGTGGAGGTCGCCCGGTTGAATCTGGCCGAGTCCGCCGCTTACGACACCTTGGCGCTCCAGGAACAGAAGGAATTGGAGGGCTGTTGGTTTCGCTTAGATCTGGATCCCGCGCATCTCAAGCCGGGTGCGAACACCTTGGCTGTTGAGGTCCATCAGCATACCCAGGACAGCAAGGACCTGCGCTTCGATCTGCAGTTGGTCGCCCGTAAGGATTCACAGTCGCGGCTGCTGGGACTCGATGCGGATTCGGCCGGCAAGAGACTGCGTCTCAGCATTCCCACCCTCGAACCAGTCATGGTTCAGAGCTCCGAAGACCTGAACTCCTGGGAGGATTGGGCCCGGGTCGAGCCGTTTGAAGTGCTCAACTCGGTGATCGATCTTCGCCCCGGCCGCACGCGATTCTATCGGCTGGTTCCGGTTGTAGAGTAGGCGGGCCTAGGCGGAAGCCGACTTCTCCTCGGCCTTGAGCTTATCCTTGGCCCTTTCCAGATCGTGCATAAGCACGTAGGGGTTCTTCGGCGTCAGAATCATGGTGCGGCAGAGAATGCCGTGCTTGCGCCGAATGACCAGCCGGCGGTTCTCCGGAGAGAGAGTGTTGTACCAGCGTTCCGCCCACACCTTGGGATCGGTCCCCATGTGTCGAATGTCACGGATACGGATGCATCGAATTGGGATTCCGAGAATGGTGATCCAGAGCCGCGTGGGAGTGACGCGGTAATTAACAGAGAAAAACAGCACGGCGAGGAGGGCGACTCCCCCGATCCAAAATCCAAGCCACGTCGCCAATTTCACTATGTTTTGATCAGTCATCGTTTTGCTCCCAACCACAGGGTTACTACCGGTAACAATACACCCAAAGTGAGGGAAATCCAAACCATCCAGCGCTGTTTCAGCGCTTTTATTGCCAGAATTACTCCCAGGATCACCGTGGCAATCAACGCCAGGGACATGACGATCACCAGCCACCGGAACAGGACAGGTGACCAGGAATTGGCGTACGCGGCTGGGTAAATTTGGTCGGTGTGTACCGCTACGAGACGGCTGATGAGGCTCTCGGCCTCTGCGGGCTCTTTGCGGCGGTCCATCTGCAGAGTTTGGTACCAGCCGGTGGCCACGAAGAAGAGGAGCAGAGGGGCAAAAAAACAGCCCAGGAACAAATGAAGCTGTCGAAGCTTCCGAATCATACGGCGTTTACTGGCCGGGCAGCGGAATGAAGATTTTTTGTCCCACGCGCAGCCGGTCCCAGTTCACATCGGGGTTGGCCTCGCGCATCAGCTTTTGCGTCACTTTCAAGTCCTTGGCCCGACAGGCGGCCACAATGCCGGAGAGCGTGTCGTTCGGCTTGATGACATATTCGATGCCCTTCTCGGGGATATTGGAGGCGGGACGCGGTTCCGGATTGTGGGCGCTGCTCTGGCTGCTGGTGGTCGAGGGTTGCCGGGGCGCGGGAGAGGGAGGCAGGATCGGGGTGTCCGCCATTTGCTTGGCCAGCTTGGCGAGTTCGCTCAGCACCTTCTCGTTGTCGGCCCGGCGCTTGTTATCGACATCCTTGATGCTGTCGGCCAATCGGCGGATCTGATCTTGGACGCCGCTCTGGTCCGCCAGCTTGCGCGTCTCTTCACGCAATTGCTGAAGCTCGCGTCGCAAGTCATCCACCCGGGCACGCAGGGAATGGTTCGACGCTTCGAGGTCCTCGATGCGGGCATTGAGAGCCTTCATGTTTTCCTGCACCATTTGTCGGGCGGCGATGGACTCGCTGCTCTCCTGGGCGGACAGCGAGGCGGCGGGGGCAAGCCAGAGCAGGCTGGCCGCCAACAGCATCAGAGATGAAAGCATGCGCATACTTAAAGGCTAAGAGAGCAGCGGCAGAGATCAAGGTTCAAACTTGTGTTCCTGACTTTTTCGTCGGGCTGCTGTAGTCTGCGTTTTGTGACTGTGCTTGAGATCATTCAGAAGGGCGCCGACTTCCTGGCTAAACGCGGCGTCGACTCTCCACGCTTGCAAGTGGAACTCATGCTAGCCCACCAGCTTCAGATTCCGCGCCTGAGGCTGTACCTCGATTTCGAGCGGAAAGTAGGTGAGGACGATGTGGTCGCCCTGCGGGCACTGGTGGCTCGGCGGGGTGAGCGCGTTCCTCTCCAGCATCTGCTCGGCGTCGCTCCTTTCTACGGTCTCGATTTTGAAGTGGGGCCTGAGGTTTTGGTGCCGAGGCCTGAGACCGAACTGCTGGTGGAGAAGGGATTGCTCTGGCTGAAGCACCGCCTCGCGACCGAACCTTCCCCTGCGGTTCTGGATTACGGTACCGGAAGCGGCTGCATTGCCGTCAGCCTGGCCAAGAATTGTCCGGCTGCGCGAGTTTATGCTTTGGACATTTCCCCGCCTGCCCTGGAGCGAGCGCGGGCGAATGCGGCCCGCCACGG
This window encodes:
- a CDS encoding ParA family protein → MPTKIIAVANQKGGVGKTTTAVNVAACMAASGHRTLLFDLDPQANATSGLGLEKLEGGSAYRVLLGEGNLQEKILKTAFDKLEVIPSEVDLCAVEIEMVRGENHLRKLAQLMAPLVESAAYDVILIDCPPALGVLTLNAFGAADGILVPLQCEYYALEGISMIHRVLEPIRNAGVNPRLELLGVVMTMFDARTKLSNQVLGEVRQHFGSTVFETVIPRTTRLAEAPSHGKPIIHYDPYSAGAAAYEVLTQEILTRLGF
- the prmC gene encoding peptide chain release factor N(5)-glutamine methyltransferase codes for the protein MTVLEIIQKGADFLAKRGVDSPRLQVELMLAHQLQIPRLRLYLDFERKVGEDDVVALRALVARRGERVPLQHLLGVAPFYGLDFEVGPEVLVPRPETELLVEKGLLWLKHRLATEPSPAVLDYGTGSGCIAVSLAKNCPAARVYALDISPPALERARANAARHGVGERVEFWASDGLNALDPGLSFDLILSNPPYVPAEEIATLEPEVRDHEPRLALDGGVDGLTFYRRQASELAGVLRSGGSWIFELGDGQSEAVRESLLQQNWIVETVHNDYNAKPRVMVARRE
- a CDS encoding LysM peptidoglycan-binding domain-containing protein, translating into MRMLSSLMLLAASLLWLAPAASLSAQESSESIAARQMVQENMKALNARIEDLEASNHSLRARVDDLRRELQQLREETRKLADQSGVQDQIRRLADSIKDVDNKRRADNEKVLSELAKLAKQMADTPILPPSPAPRQPSTTSSQSSAHNPEPRPASNIPEKGIEYVIKPNDTLSGIVAACRAKDLKVTQKLMREANPDVNWDRLRVGQKIFIPLPGQ